Proteins encoded by one window of Mycolicibacterium sp. ND9-15:
- a CDS encoding type II toxin-antitoxin system VapB family antitoxin has translation MAFNVKDEEVIELADELMHRLHLSSRIDAIRHALKAQIEVTQARSGGRADDLLDVLTNEIWPLMADGSPISKAEREQILGLDPQTGV, from the coding sequence ATGGCTTTCAATGTGAAAGATGAAGAGGTCATCGAGCTGGCTGATGAGTTGATGCACCGACTCCACCTGTCCAGCCGCATAGATGCGATCCGGCATGCGCTCAAAGCTCAGATCGAGGTCACCCAGGCTCGTAGCGGCGGTCGCGCGGATGATCTGCTGGACGTCCTGACGAACGAGATTTGGCCGCTCATGGCGGATGGCTCGCCTATTTCCAAAGCTGAGCGTGAGCAGATTCTGGGGCTTGATCCTCAGACCGGGGTGTAG
- a CDS encoding type II toxin-antitoxin system VapC family toxin, with protein MIVDTSAIIAVLQREDPHVEQVLAALAADRGPAIAAPSVVECLIVLSSRHGPVARTAFDRLKSEINLTVLDFTADHALAAHRAYLQYGKGRHPAALNFGDTMTYAAAKLSHEPLIAVGNDFAQTDLEFDGVIGYWPHPATDQR; from the coding sequence GTGATCGTCGATACCAGTGCCATTATCGCCGTACTGCAGCGCGAAGACCCGCATGTCGAACAGGTGTTGGCTGCGCTTGCAGCCGATCGCGGTCCTGCCATTGCTGCGCCCAGCGTTGTCGAGTGCCTGATCGTCCTCAGCAGTCGCCACGGTCCCGTCGCCCGCACGGCTTTCGATCGACTGAAGAGCGAGATCAATTTGACCGTCCTGGATTTCACTGCGGACCACGCCCTCGCAGCGCACCGTGCCTACCTTCAGTACGGCAAGGGACGCCACCCCGCGGCGCTCAACTTCGGCGACACGATGACCTACGCCGCTGCGAAGCTTTCGCACGAGCCGCTGATCGCGGTAGGGAATGACTTCGCGCAAACGGACCTCGAGTTCGACGGCGTGATCGGCTATTGGCCGCACCCAGCTACCGATCAGCGCTGA
- the rnhA gene encoding ribonuclease HI — MTEGVVIIHTDGGCRPNPGPGGWGAVLRHRQHVREMCGGESDTSNNRMELTAPIMALEVLTRPVVVHLYTDSTYVRNGITKWVLGWERNGWLTAAKQPVKNVDLWQRLRMACSRHEVEWFWVKGHSGIADNELADQLATRGMQEALSEVIARR, encoded by the coding sequence GTGACCGAGGGCGTCGTAATCATCCACACTGACGGCGGGTGTCGACCCAATCCGGGCCCCGGCGGTTGGGGCGCGGTGCTGCGTCATCGTCAGCACGTCCGCGAGATGTGCGGCGGCGAATCCGATACGAGCAACAACCGGATGGAGCTGACCGCACCGATCATGGCGTTGGAGGTGCTCACCAGGCCTGTGGTGGTGCACCTCTACACCGACAGCACCTATGTCCGTAACGGCATCACCAAGTGGGTGCTCGGCTGGGAACGCAACGGCTGGCTGACCGCCGCGAAGCAGCCGGTGAAGAATGTCGACCTCTGGCAGCGGCTCCGGATGGCGTGCTCGCGGCACGAGGTCGAGTGGTTCTGGGTCAAGGGGCATTCGGGGATCGCCGACAACGAGTTGGCCGACCAGTTGGCTACCCGGGGCATGCAGGAAGCGCTGTCCGAAGTCATTGCCCGCCGCTGA
- a CDS encoding FHA domain-containing protein, which produces MSSHLEVSKPSGREMVPLTGQRVTLGKASTNAVSLEHDETVSRLHAVLENLGFAWSIRDLGSRNGTYLNGERISAERVLRSGDEVRLGKSRVIFWDVRDSGDGRLDEETVTAQAAEAPPRLTRRELDVLIVLCRPLVSEDPFPEPASVRRMAGDLYVTEAAVKQHLQNLYDKFAIPAEGDRRVRLANEALRRGAVTLAQLRAT; this is translated from the coding sequence ATGTCTTCCCACCTGGAAGTCTCGAAGCCCTCGGGGCGCGAAATGGTCCCGCTGACCGGTCAGCGGGTGACTCTCGGTAAGGCCTCGACCAATGCGGTGTCGCTCGAACACGACGAGACCGTCTCGCGGTTGCACGCGGTCCTCGAGAACCTCGGATTCGCCTGGTCGATTAGGGATCTGGGGAGCCGCAACGGCACCTATCTCAACGGCGAGCGGATCTCCGCGGAACGGGTGCTGCGGTCCGGCGACGAGGTGCGGCTCGGCAAGTCGCGGGTGATCTTTTGGGACGTGAGGGACAGCGGGGACGGCAGGCTCGACGAGGAAACCGTGACCGCCCAGGCGGCTGAGGCCCCGCCGCGGCTCACCCGCCGCGAACTCGACGTGCTCATCGTGCTGTGCCGGCCGTTGGTATCCGAGGACCCGTTCCCCGAACCCGCGTCGGTGCGGCGGATGGCCGGCGACCTGTACGTCACCGAGGCCGCGGTCAAACAGCATCTGCAGAACCTCTACGACAAGTTCGCGATCCCCGCCGAGGGCGATCGCCGGGTCCGGCTGGCCAACGAGGCGTTGCGGCGCGGCGCCGTCACCCTCGCCCAACTGCGCGCTACGTGA
- a CDS encoding helix-turn-helix transcriptional regulator, translated as MRPINSAYEAHRLERTKVDISDPADADEFLEDAYGVKLRLSRKSSARLEGSLLTHARATVGPLTLDEVFVAGHVEARPDPPNKVVAVWPTAGRVDSACDGIWSEVAAGDVAILTQPHLPFRVSSDDARLTAVLLDPAMVAGVATGLPRGQAPLPVRFTSFSPVDAAAVQMWKQAVRYVGNTVLSDDVLATPLVVGHASRLLAAVTLATFPNTATASPSPHDRTDHKPVLLRRAMEFMDANAANDIALADIAEAVHVTPRAVQYMFRQHLDTTPLQYLRRLRLHYAHQQLMAADRSSDTVTEIAARWGFAHTGRFAVLYRQTYGQSPHTTLRG; from the coding sequence GTGAGACCGATCAACAGCGCCTATGAAGCGCATCGGCTGGAACGCACAAAGGTCGATATCAGCGATCCCGCCGACGCCGACGAGTTCCTGGAAGACGCCTACGGCGTGAAGTTGCGGCTGTCGCGCAAGTCGTCGGCGCGTCTCGAGGGGTCGCTGCTCACACATGCCCGCGCGACCGTCGGTCCGCTGACGCTCGACGAGGTGTTTGTCGCGGGCCATGTCGAGGCCCGGCCCGATCCGCCGAACAAAGTCGTGGCGGTGTGGCCCACCGCCGGCCGAGTGGACAGTGCGTGCGACGGCATATGGTCCGAGGTGGCTGCCGGGGACGTGGCGATTTTGACGCAACCGCACCTGCCGTTCCGGGTGTCTTCGGACGACGCGCGCCTGACGGCGGTTCTCCTCGATCCCGCAATGGTGGCGGGCGTGGCCACCGGTCTTCCCAGAGGGCAGGCCCCGCTGCCGGTTCGCTTCACCAGCTTCTCGCCTGTCGACGCCGCCGCGGTTCAGATGTGGAAGCAGGCGGTCCGCTACGTCGGGAACACCGTGCTGTCGGACGACGTGCTTGCCACGCCGTTGGTCGTCGGGCATGCCAGTCGGTTGTTGGCGGCGGTGACGCTGGCGACCTTCCCGAACACGGCGACGGCAAGTCCCAGTCCGCACGATCGCACCGATCACAAACCGGTGCTGCTGCGCCGCGCGATGGAGTTCATGGACGCGAACGCCGCCAACGACATCGCGCTGGCCGACATCGCCGAGGCCGTCCACGTCACGCCACGAGCAGTGCAGTATATGTTCCGGCAGCATCTGGACACGACCCCGCTGCAATATCTGCGTCGGCTTCGGTTGCACTACGCGCATCAACAATTGATGGCCGCCGACCGAAGCAGCGACACCGTCACCGAGATCGCCGCACGGTGGGGGTTTGCCCACACCGGCCGGTTCGCGGTGCTGTACCGCCAGACCTACGGGCAGAGCCCACACACGACTTTGCGCGGGTAG
- a CDS encoding CheR family methyltransferase — protein MRDSRGFDFTGYKRTSLMRRVQHRMRQAGFDSYEEYLDHLQASSDEFNALFNTILINVTAFFRDPEAWEYLRDEVVPAMLAERGPNDPIRVWSAGCASGQEAYTLAMVLADALGLDAFRQRVKIYATDVDEDALAEARTASYDQKAVESVPTESLSTYFDQANGRYVFRKDLRRAVIFGRNDLVKDAPISRVDLLVCRNTLMYLNAETQRKVLSRLHFALAPNGMLFLGHSETLLSNSDRFAPINLKHRFFRKAAGPQNGVERLDRPAVNQERHGDLPGLDPIRELAFRAGPVAQIVVTGDDTVAMINQQAESTFGLSARDIGRLLRDLEVSYRPVELRAYLEQAKVERRSARIQDVHWQRPGLDSVWFEIHVNPLVDPDNGLRGVSIVFFDVTATRALLDKVVQTNSQLEAAYEELQSTNEELETTNEELQSTVEELETTNEELQSTNEELETTNEELQSTNDELHTINDALRERSIEVEETKSFLDSLVNSIHFGMVIVDREMRVMLWNRGCEELWGLRADEAVGSALASLDIGLRADDVKPLIGQAFVDPGLTAETVLDAVTRRGRQARVRIICTGFRSSEAVTGALLLMELQR, from the coding sequence ATGCGCGACTCGCGCGGATTCGATTTCACCGGCTATAAACGGACGTCGCTGATGCGGCGCGTGCAACACCGGATGCGTCAGGCCGGATTCGACTCGTACGAGGAGTACCTCGACCATCTCCAGGCCAGCTCCGACGAGTTCAACGCTCTCTTCAACACGATCCTGATCAATGTCACCGCGTTCTTCCGGGACCCCGAGGCATGGGAGTACCTCCGCGACGAAGTGGTTCCGGCCATGTTGGCAGAACGCGGACCCAACGATCCGATCCGGGTGTGGAGCGCCGGGTGCGCCTCCGGTCAGGAGGCCTACACGCTCGCGATGGTGTTGGCGGACGCGCTCGGCTTGGATGCCTTCCGGCAGCGGGTCAAGATCTATGCGACCGACGTCGACGAGGATGCGCTGGCGGAGGCGCGGACCGCGTCGTACGACCAAAAGGCCGTCGAGTCAGTGCCCACGGAGTCTCTGAGCACCTATTTCGATCAGGCCAACGGCCGATACGTGTTCCGGAAAGATCTACGCAGGGCGGTCATCTTCGGCCGCAACGACCTCGTCAAGGACGCGCCGATCTCCCGGGTGGATCTTTTGGTCTGCCGCAATACCCTCATGTACCTCAACGCCGAAACACAGCGGAAGGTGTTGAGCCGCTTGCACTTCGCACTTGCACCAAACGGAATGCTGTTCCTCGGTCACTCCGAGACGCTGTTGAGCAACAGCGACCGCTTCGCGCCGATCAACTTGAAGCACCGCTTCTTTCGCAAGGCGGCCGGGCCGCAGAACGGCGTCGAGAGACTCGACCGCCCGGCGGTCAACCAGGAGCGTCACGGCGACCTTCCAGGTCTGGACCCAATTCGTGAACTCGCCTTCCGCGCCGGGCCTGTCGCCCAAATCGTGGTTACCGGGGACGATACGGTCGCGATGATCAACCAGCAGGCCGAGTCCACGTTCGGCTTGTCGGCACGTGATATCGGCCGACTCCTGCGTGACCTCGAGGTGTCGTATCGGCCCGTCGAGTTACGCGCCTATCTCGAGCAGGCCAAAGTCGAGCGGCGGTCCGCCCGCATCCAGGATGTGCACTGGCAACGCCCCGGCCTGGACTCGGTGTGGTTCGAGATCCACGTCAACCCGCTCGTCGACCCCGACAACGGCCTACGCGGTGTGTCGATCGTCTTCTTCGACGTGACCGCGACCCGAGCGCTGCTCGACAAGGTGGTGCAGACCAACAGCCAACTCGAGGCGGCCTACGAGGAGTTGCAGTCCACCAACGAGGAACTCGAGACCACCAACGAAGAACTGCAGTCGACCGTCGAGGAACTCGAGACCACCAACGAAGAGCTGCAGTCCACCAACGAGGAACTCGAGACCACCAACGAAGAGCTGCAGTCCACCAACGACGAGCTGCACACGATCAACGACGCGCTGCGTGAGCGCAGCATCGAGGTGGAAGAGACGAAGTCGTTCCTCGACTCACTCGTGAACTCGATTCACTTCGGCATGGTCATAGTGGACCGGGAGATGCGGGTGATGTTGTGGAACCGCGGCTGCGAGGAACTCTGGGGCCTGCGGGCCGACGAGGCAGTGGGATCGGCGCTGGCGTCTCTGGACATCGGATTGCGCGCCGATGACGTCAAACCGCTGATCGGCCAGGCTTTCGTGGATCCCGGACTGACCGCGGAGACGGTGCTGGACGCGGTCACCCGTCGGGGCAGGCAGGCCCGCGTGCGGATCATCTGCACCGGCTTCCGCTCCAGCGAGGCCGTCACCGGGGCCTTGCTGCTGATGGAGCTGCAGCGCTAA
- a CDS encoding sulfate transporter, producing MTAEPTPLAVFAEPLGDVTTLRPRGVLNSRTYRPLRDTIIKAALEEPRAVVVDVSDLEVPTESALAVFTSARWHVGRWPQVPIVLVCEHRGLRSALARNGVTRYVPSYATMAAAMAALAGGDPPGVRRRARAELPRTAASLQRTRELVVEWLTAWSQPELIPTSKVVATTFVENVLQHTDSRPGLRIESKGSTVTVAVTDDSRDPAALREDGAYSPAPSGLRIIAALCRAWGNAPNTAGKTVWAVIGPENAL from the coding sequence GTGACGGCTGAGCCGACCCCGCTGGCGGTGTTCGCAGAGCCGTTGGGCGATGTGACGACGCTACGGCCGCGCGGCGTGCTGAACAGCCGCACGTACCGCCCGCTGCGCGACACGATCATCAAGGCGGCGCTGGAGGAACCGCGTGCCGTCGTCGTCGACGTGAGCGACCTCGAGGTGCCCACCGAATCGGCATTGGCGGTGTTCACCAGCGCCCGCTGGCACGTCGGCCGCTGGCCGCAGGTGCCCATTGTGCTGGTATGCGAACACCGGGGCCTGCGCTCGGCGCTCGCACGAAACGGCGTCACCCGCTATGTGCCGTCCTACGCCACCATGGCGGCCGCGATGGCCGCGCTGGCCGGCGGCGACCCACCAGGGGTGCGCCGACGGGCCCGGGCTGAACTGCCCAGGACCGCGGCGAGCCTGCAACGAACGCGTGAACTGGTGGTGGAGTGGTTGACGGCGTGGTCCCAGCCCGAGCTGATCCCGACGAGCAAGGTGGTGGCCACCACGTTCGTCGAGAACGTCCTGCAGCACACCGACAGCCGGCCCGGCCTGCGGATCGAGTCGAAGGGGTCGACGGTGACCGTCGCGGTGACCGATGACAGCCGCGATCCTGCCGCCCTGCGCGAAGACGGTGCATACAGCCCGGCGCCGTCGGGACTGCGGATCATCGCCGCACTGTGCCGAGCCTGGGGTAACGCGCCGAACACGGCAGGCAAAACCGTTTGGGCAGTCATCGGCCCGGAAAACGCCCTCTGA